A genomic window from Prunus persica cultivar Lovell chromosome G2, Prunus_persica_NCBIv2, whole genome shotgun sequence includes:
- the LOC18784738 gene encoding membrane steroid-binding protein 2, with amino-acid sequence MALQLWETLKEAIVAYTGLSPATFFTLLALLVAIYHVISGLFGSSDNHQTPRNMEEMQPLAPPVQLGEITEDELKQYDGTDSKKPLLMAIKGQIYDVSQSRMFYGPGGPYALFAGKDASRALAKMSFEDKDLTGDISGLGPFELDALQDWEYKFMSKYVTVGTIKKAETDGEATGETTKAAEDIPSESSAVKSEETSTSAEAKQE; translated from the exons ATGGCTCTGCAACTGTGGGAAACACTGAAAGAGGCAATCGTAGCATACACAGGGCTCTCTCCTGCGACCTTCTTCACACTGTTAGCTCTGCTGGTTGCCATATACCATGTCATCTCGGGCCTCTTTGGGTCGTCTGATAACCATCAGACCCCCAGGAACATGGAGGAGATGCAGCCTCTGGCTCCTCCTGTCCAGTTGGGCGAGATCACTGAAGACGAGTTGAAGCAATACGACGGCACCGATTCCAAGAAGCCTTTGCTCATGGCTATCAAGGGTCAGATCTATGACGTGTCTCAAAGCAG GATGTTTTATGGACCTGGTGGGCCTTACGCACTGTTCGCAGGAAAAGATGCTAGCAGAGCTCTTGCAAAAATGTCTTTTGAAGACAAAGATCTGACTGGTGATATCTCTGGTCTTGGTCCATTTGAACTAGATGCCTTACAGGATTGGGAATACAAGTTCATGAGCAAGTATGTCACAGTTGGAACTATTAAGAAGGCAGAAACTGATGGAGAAGCCACTGGTGAAACCACTAAAGCTGCTGAAGATATTCCATCTGAAAGCTCAGCTGTTAAATCTGAGGAAACCTCAACTAGTGCTGAAGCTAAGCAAGAGTAA
- the LOC18785010 gene encoding F-box/LRR-repeat protein At3g48880, with protein sequence MEWEDGKTLGRWEDLSIDILWKIFESFNDVSDLSSAVEKVHCSAVCSAWRSALCDPQLWHTLDLSMIKHNFIKTKDEPYVYVCSQSDLTLSRVLKVSLSLSRQNITTLIFNLQLYVPDDLFTYTAERCPKLRRLVMPSWNKIKIDGISKGIGCWKHLESLTIGNIEKYQYLTLLQVIYYNCNNFRELKLMGTCDTYSFASAMVRYLPKLEVLSLRCSMLSKDALMVILESLPNLEVLNISHCVVLDETHQPHQPFRIVEELDASIVHKASRLKRFITCMRMPTAMRVQEDSCSMCQRTRNDEGIIRWHRYEQGMWKADEVASLAL encoded by the exons ATGGAATGGGAAGATGGGAAGACTTTGGGGAGATGGGAAGACCTCAGCATTGACATATTGTGGAAGATTTTTGAGTCCTTCAACGACGTCTCTGATTTATCTTCCGCCGTTGAGAAGGTCCATTGCAGTGCCGTTTGCAGTGCATGGCGTTCGGCTCTCTGCGATCCCCAGCTTTGGCATACACTTGATTTGTCAATGATTAAACATAATTTCATCAAAACCAAAGATGAGCCGTATGTTTATGTTTGCAGCCAGTCCGATTTGACATTGAGTCGTGTTTTGAAGGTTTCTCTGAGTCTCAGCCGCCAAAACATAACCACCTTGATTTTCAATCTCCAGTTATATGTCCCCGACGACCTCTTCACTTACACCGCTGAAAG GTGCCCGAAGCTGAGACGATTAGTTATGCCATCTTGgaacaaaataaagattgaTGGCATCAGCAAGGGCATTGGGTGTTGGAAACATCTTGAATCGCTGACAATAGGGAACATAGAAAAGTATCAATACCTCACTCTCTTGCAGGTGATTTACTACAACTGCAACAACTTCAGGGAACTCAAATTGATGGGTACTTGTGATACATATTCCTTTGCCTCGGCAATGGTTAGATATCTTCCAAAACTGGAGGTTTTAAGCCTCCGGTGCTCGATGTTGTCGAAGGACGCTTTGATGGTGATATTGGAGAGCCTACCCAACTTGGAAGTTCTCAACATATCGCATTGCGTTGTATTGGATGAAACCCATCAGCCTCATCAACCTTTTAGAATTGTTGAGGAGCTTGATGCATCCATTGTTCACAAGGCTTCAAGGTTAAAGAGATTTATAACGTGCATGCGTATGCCTACGGCCATGCGTGTGCAGGAAGACTCGTGCAGCATGTGCCAAAGGACCAGAAACGACGAGGGGATCATCAGGTGGCATAGATATGAACAAGGGATGTGGAAAGCAGATGAAGTGGCTTCCCTTGctctttga
- the LOC18787313 gene encoding F-box/LRR-repeat protein At3g48880 isoform X2 produces MEDSESLVRRWEDLDTDILVKIFQSFDIYQLTSGIAHICSAWRLACCDPLLWKTLDLSMMKSNYIKIPLEPYVYVDGRSDKDLTRVLKTSLNLSRGNLMTLIFHFNLYVSDDLLTYTAERCPRLKRLVMPAWNRIKKTGICKAIRCWKDLESLTMPSIANPPYLMEEIAKNCKNFNELKIMGPCDIFFASTLVAYLPKLKVLSLRCSMLLKDALIIILDGLQHLEVLNISHCLVIDTTPPRAPRRLLKELDPVILEKASRLRMFLTCMQDSCIMCQRTKNDEGLMRWYKYEEGLWLEDEVRSLAY; encoded by the exons ATGGAGGACAGTGAGTCCCTTGTGAGAAGATGGGAGGACCTGGATACTGACATATTGGTGAAGATCTTTCAGTCTTTTGACATCTATCAGTTAACTTCGGGCATTGCGCACATCTGTAGTGCATGGCGCTTGGCTTGCTGTGATCCTCTGCTTTGGAAAACGCTTGATTTGTCAATGATGAAATCTAACTACATCAAAATCCCATTAGAACCTTATGTTTATGTGGATGGACGGTCTGATAAGGACTTGACTCGTGTTTTGAAGACTTCCTTGAATCTCAGCCGGGGAAACTTGATGACTTTGATTTTCCATTTCAACTTGTATGTGAGTGATGATCTGTTAACTTATACTGCTGAAAG GTGTCCACGGCTGAAGAGACTAGTGATGCCAGCTTGGAacagaattaaaaaaactggAATCTGCAAGGCCATTCGATGCTGGAAAGATCTTGAATCTCTGACAATGCCTAGCATAGCGAATCCCCCATATCTTATGGAGGAGATTGCCAAGAACTgcaaaaatttcaatgaacTAAAGATCATGGGGCCTTGCGACATCTTCTTTGCTTCGACTCTAGTTGCGTATCTTCCAAAACTGAAGGTTTTAAGCCTCCGGTGCTCAATGCTCTTAAAGGACGCGTTAATCATTATCTTGGATGGCCTACAACACCTAGAAGTTCTCAATATCTCACATTGCCTTGTAATTGATACCACTCCGCCTCGTGCACCCAGGAGACTTCTTAAAGAACTCGATCCAGTTATTCTCGAGAAGGCGTCTCGTTTACGGATGTTCTTAACTTGCATGCAAGACTCGTGCATCATGTGCCAAAGGACCAAAAATGACGAGGGACTCATGAGGTGGTATAAGTATGAAGAAGGGCTATGGCTAGAAGATGAGGTGAGGTCCCTTGCTTATTGA
- the LOC18787313 gene encoding F-box/LRR-repeat protein At3g48880 isoform X1, with product MTDKPSSRTRAQKHCDGVRLFGEVWKAGEMEDSESLVRRWEDLDTDILVKIFQSFDIYQLTSGIAHICSAWRLACCDPLLWKTLDLSMMKSNYIKIPLEPYVYVDGRSDKDLTRVLKTSLNLSRGNLMTLIFHFNLYVSDDLLTYTAERCPRLKRLVMPAWNRIKKTGICKAIRCWKDLESLTMPSIANPPYLMEEIAKNCKNFNELKIMGPCDIFFASTLVAYLPKLKVLSLRCSMLLKDALIIILDGLQHLEVLNISHCLVIDTTPPRAPRRLLKELDPVILEKASRLRMFLTCMQDSCIMCQRTKNDEGLMRWYKYEEGLWLEDEVRSLAY from the exons ATGACTGATAAACCCTCCTCAAGAACCAGAGCACAAAA ACATTGTGACGGGGTAAGGTTGTTTGGAGAAGTTTGGAAAGCTGGTGAAATGGAGGACAGTGAGTCCCTTGTGAGAAGATGGGAGGACCTGGATACTGACATATTGGTGAAGATCTTTCAGTCTTTTGACATCTATCAGTTAACTTCGGGCATTGCGCACATCTGTAGTGCATGGCGCTTGGCTTGCTGTGATCCTCTGCTTTGGAAAACGCTTGATTTGTCAATGATGAAATCTAACTACATCAAAATCCCATTAGAACCTTATGTTTATGTGGATGGACGGTCTGATAAGGACTTGACTCGTGTTTTGAAGACTTCCTTGAATCTCAGCCGGGGAAACTTGATGACTTTGATTTTCCATTTCAACTTGTATGTGAGTGATGATCTGTTAACTTATACTGCTGAAAG GTGTCCACGGCTGAAGAGACTAGTGATGCCAGCTTGGAacagaattaaaaaaactggAATCTGCAAGGCCATTCGATGCTGGAAAGATCTTGAATCTCTGACAATGCCTAGCATAGCGAATCCCCCATATCTTATGGAGGAGATTGCCAAGAACTgcaaaaatttcaatgaacTAAAGATCATGGGGCCTTGCGACATCTTCTTTGCTTCGACTCTAGTTGCGTATCTTCCAAAACTGAAGGTTTTAAGCCTCCGGTGCTCAATGCTCTTAAAGGACGCGTTAATCATTATCTTGGATGGCCTACAACACCTAGAAGTTCTCAATATCTCACATTGCCTTGTAATTGATACCACTCCGCCTCGTGCACCCAGGAGACTTCTTAAAGAACTCGATCCAGTTATTCTCGAGAAGGCGTCTCGTTTACGGATGTTCTTAACTTGCATGCAAGACTCGTGCATCATGTGCCAAAGGACCAAAAATGACGAGGGACTCATGAGGTGGTATAAGTATGAAGAAGGGCTATGGCTAGAAGATGAGGTGAGGTCCCTTGCTTATTGA
- the LOC18785304 gene encoding DNA mismatch repair protein MSH3, producing MGKQKQQVISRFFAPKPKTTNPSSSSSSSFPPSSSSSANPHHPPTPPPKITATVNFSPSKRTLLSSHLTSSSPKPSKLPKLSPHTHNPIPTAPNPSLHQKFLQKLLEPSSDVPEPSPSSNPPAKFTPLEQQVVDLKKRYPDVLLMVEVGYKYRFFGQDAEIAARVLGIYAHMDHNFLTASVPTFRLNVHVRRLVSAGYKVGVVKQTETAAIKAHGSNRSGPFGRGLSALYTKATLEAAEDVGGKEEGCGGDSNYLACVVDKSVALENVDGGVDSGIEVKIGIVAVEASTGDVVYGEFNDNCMRSGLEAAVLSLSPAELLIGDPLSKQTEKILLAFSGPASNVRVEHVSRDHFNEGGAFAEVMSLYENMDGDDLTDHPKIDTDVKEQSTIRLGIEGIMNMPNLAVQALALTVRHLKQFGLERILHLGASFRPLSSSMEMTLSANALQQLEVLKNNADGSESGSLLQYMNQTLTIFGSRLLRHWVTHPLCDGNLICARLDAVSEIAESMGSSKAQNIEQLDAEDSFVTNWKPELNYILSSVLTTLGRSTDIQRGITRIFHRTATPSEFIAVIQAILYAGKQLQQLQQLQIEEEGSKENLRGKTVRSDLLRKLICTASSSTVIGNAARLLSTLNKEAADKQDLPNLIISDGQFPEVAEARMEVQMAKKKLDSLISLYRKQLGMRKLEFISVSGTTHLIELPLDVKVPSNWVKINSTKKTVRYHPPDVLTALDHLALANEKLTVTCRAAWDNFLSGFGKYYAEFQAAVQAVASLDCLHSLAVLSRNKNYVRPVIVYDDEPVQIHISSGRHPVLETTLQDNFVPNDTDLQADREYCQIITGPNMGGKSCYIRQVALIAIMAQVGSFVPASSAKLHVLDGIFTRMGASDSIHQGRSTFLEELSEASHILHNCTARSLVIIDELGRGTSTHDGVAIAYATLHNLLQQKKCMVLFVTHYPKIAYIRTEFPGSVEAYHVSYLTSNRDMDTVGMQSENEDVTYLYKLVPGVSERSFGFKVAELAQLPSSCIRQATIMAARLEAVVNSRARNRHGKNWLLKSLVTDQKKEAQDEMLESPECLREGWSPVLEETNGGAYQKFFINLKAAIIDVDDPVKSCQYLNHARSIARELISR from the exons ATGGGAAAGCAAAAGCAGCAAGTGATATCGCGCTTCTTTGCTCCCAAACCCAAAACCACAAACCCTTCAtcgtcttcttcatcatcatttcctccctcctcatcatcatctgcAAACCCTCATCACCCGCCAACCCCACCTCCCAAAATCACAGCCACTGTCAATTTCTCACCCTCCAAGCGCACTCTCCTCTCCTCCCACCTCACCTCCTCATCTCCCAAACCATCCAAACTACCCAAACTCTCTCCCCACACCCACAACCCTATACCCACCGCACCCAATCCCTCCCTCCACCAAAAGTTCCTCCAGAAGCTTCTAGAACCATCATCCGACGTTCCAGaaccttctccttcttccaACCCACCTGCCAAGTTCACGCCTTTGGAGCAGCAAGTGGTGGACCTCAAGAAGAGGTACCCAGATGTCCTTTTGATGGTGGAAGTCGGTTACAAGTACCGGTTCTTCGGCCAAGACGCCGAAATTGCTGCGAgggttttggggatttatgCCCATATGGATCACAATTTCTTGACTGCTAGTGTGCCCACTTTCCGGTTGAATGTCCACGTTAGGAGGCTGGTGAGCGCTGGGTACAAGGTCGGCGTGGTGAAGCAGACCGAAACCGCGGCCATTAAGGCCCACGGGTCGAACCGGTCTGGCCCATTTGGCCGGGGATTGTCGGCATTGTACACCAAGGCGACGCTGGAGGCGGCTGAGGATGTCGGGGGTAAAGAAGAGGGGTGTGGTGGGGATAGTAATTATTTGGCTTGTGTTGTGGACAAGAGCGTTGCGTTAGAAAATGTGGATGGCGGAGTTGACAGTGGGATTGAAGTGAAAATTGGGATTGTTGCGGTGGAGGCATCGACTGGAGACGTTGTTTACGGAGAGTTCAATGATAATTGTATGAGGAGTGGGCTTGAAGCTGCGGTTTTGAGCTTGTCTCCCGCTGAATTGCTTATTGGGGACCCACTCTCCAAACAAACAGAGAAG ATTTTACTTGCTTTTTCTGGACCTGCTTCAAATGTCCGCGTGGAGCACGTCTCACGAGACCACTTCAACGAAGGTGGTGCTTTTGCTGAAGTAATGTCCCTATATGAAAACATGGATGGAGATGATTTAACAGATCATCCAAAGATAGATACCGATGTGAAAGAACAGAGTACTATTcgcttgggaattgag gGAATAATGAACATGCCAAATTTGGCAGTCCAAGCACTGGCCTTAACTGTTCGTCATCTGAAACAATTTGGTTTAGAAAGGATCCTGCACCTAGGAGCTTCTTTTAGGCCCCTCTCAAGCAGCATGGAGATGACTCTCTCGGCCAATGCACTTCAGCAATTGGAG GTATTGAAGAACAATGCTGATGGGTCTGAGTCTGGCTCTTTGCTGCAGTATATGAATCAAACTCTTACCATATTTGGTTCAAGGCTTCTTAGACACTGG GTAACTCACCCTTTATGTGATGGAAACTTGATTTGTGCTCGTCTTGATGCTGTTTCTGAGATTGCAGAATCCATGGGGTCTTCTAAAGCTCAGAATATTGAACAGCTTGATGCGGAAGATTCTTTTGTAACAAATTGGAAACCAGAGTTAAATTATATACTTTCTTCAGTTCTGACGACTTTGGGACGGTCAACTGATATTCAACGTGGGATAACAAGAATCTTTCATCGGACTGCCACTCCATCTGAG TTCATTGCAGTGATTCAAGCTATTTTATATGCTGGAAAACAacttcaacaacttcaacaacttcaaattgaagaagagggaagcaaagaaaatttgagaGGAAAGACAGTACGCTCTGACCTGCTGAGGAAGTTGATATGTACTGCTTCGTCATCCACTGTAATTGGAAATGCTGCAAGACTGTTGTCTACCCTTAACAAAGAAGCAGCTGACAAACAGGATCTACCAAACTTAATAATCTCTGATGGCCAATTTCCTGAG GTTGCTGAAGCACGGATGGAGGTTCAAAtggcaaagaaaaaattggattCTCTCATCAGTTTGTATCGCAAACAGCTTGGAATGCGCAAGTTGGAATTCATTAGTGTGTCTGGAACGACACACTTGATAGAG TTGCCCTTAGATGTAAAGGTGCCTTCAAATTGGGTTAAGATCAATAGTACCAAAAAGACTGTCCGGTATCACCCACCTGATGTTTTGACTGCTTTAGACCATCTAGCCCTTGCAAATGAGAAACTCACTGTCACCTGTCGTGCTGCTTGGGATAACTTTCTAAGTGGTTTTGGTAAATATTATGCTGAGTTCCAAGCTGCTGTTCAAGCAGTAGCGAGTTTAGATTGTCTTCATTCACTTGCTGTTCTTTCAAGAAATAAG AACTATGTTCGTCCAGTGATCGTATATGATGATGAACCTGTCCAGATACATATATCGTCTGGCCGTCATCCG GTTTTAGAGACTACATTACAAGACAATTTTGTTCCaaatgacacagatttgcaggCAGACAGAGAGTATTGTCAGATTATTACTGGACCTAACATGGGTGGAAAGAGTTGCTACATTCGCCAAGTTGCTCTCATTGCCATCATGGCTCAG GTTGGTTCCTTTGTACCAGCATCATCGGCAAAGCTGCATGTGCTGGATGGCATTTTCACTCGAATGGGTGCTTCTGACAGTATCCACCAAGGGAGAAGCACCTTTCTTGAAGAACTGAGCGAGGCTTCACATATACTCCACAATTGCACAGCACGCTCATTGGTTATCATCGATGAGCTTGGGAGAGGCACAAGTACACATGATGGCGTGGCTATTGCTTACGCTACATTACATAATCTGCTACAGCAGAAAAAATGCATGGTCCTCTTTGTCACGCACTATCCAAAAATTGCTTATATTAGAACTGAATTCCCAGGCTCAGTGGAGGCATACCATGTTTCTTATCTGACTTCAAACAGAGATATGGATACGGTAGGCATGCAATCTGAAAATGAAGATGTCACTTACTTATATAAGCTTGTGCCCGGTGTTTCAGAGAGGAGCTTTGGATTTAAGGTTGCGGAGCTTGCACAG CTACCTTCCTCGTGCATAAGACAAGCGACTATCATGGCTGCTAGGTTGGAGGCAGTAGTAAACAGCCGAGCAAGAAACAGACATGGAAAAAATTGGTTGCTAAAATCACTGGTAACAgatcaaaagaaagaagcacaAGATGAAATGCTGGAATCTCCTGAGTGCCTTCGTGAAGGATGGAGTCCGGTTTTGGAGGAGACAAATGGTGGTGCATATCAGAAATTCTTTATTAATTTGAAAGCTGCAATAATTGATGTTGACGACCCTGTAAAAAGCTGTCAGTATTTGAATCACGCAAGAAGCATTGCAAGAGAGTTAATAAGCAG ATAA
- the LOC18785461 gene encoding WD repeat-containing protein RUP2, giving the protein MKNVSSQFNFPTQGANEKERSSSGTCEWDFNLSTIVSSSGGSTGGAVSNTIGVIEFDPSNAVVATGGIARKIRVYSFNSLLPSDRFCQANLLDHVTACAYTLCTPAKLSSLRWRPGSDGRVLCSGDYDGVVTEYDLETRLPIFERDEHGGRRVWSVDYSHSDPFLGASGSDDGTLQMWDPRCDGGECVASVQPSKAGNPVCCLEFDPFGGALVAVGCADRRAYGYDMRKMVDPVLVFDGHRKTVTYVRFIDGCTVVTAGTDGCLKLWGTEDSREIRTYKGHTNNRSFVGLSVWRNGKLIGCGSEDNRVYVYDKRWGEPIWLHGFGAVGEGSSGGCDEELGFVSSVCWRQVGEEQCTLIAGGSDGDLQVFSGRRKPLMLDY; this is encoded by the coding sequence ATGAAAAACGTTTCCTCACAATTCAATTTCCCAACCCAAGGAGCAAAcgaaaaagaaagatcatCATCAGGAACTTGTGAATGGGATTTCAATCTCTCAACAATTGTGTCTTCAAGCGGCGGCTCCACCGGAGGAGCCGTATCAAACACCATCGGCGTGATCGAGTTCGACCCATCAAACGCCGTCGTAGCCACCGGCGGAATCGCAAGAAAAATCAGAGTTTACAGCTTCAACTCTCTGCTACCCAGTGATCGATTTTGCCAAGCCAATTTGTTAGACCACGTCACTGCATGCGCCTACACTCTCTGCACCCCAGCCAAGCTCAGCAGCCTCCGTTGGCGACCCGGATCCGACGGCCGGGTCCTCTGCTCCGGAGACTACGACGGCGTCGTCACTGAGTACGATCTCGAAACGCGCCTCCCCATCTTCGAGCGCGACGAGCACGGCGGGCGCCGGGTCTGGAGCGTCGATTACTCCCATTCGGATCCGTTTCTCGGGGCATCCGGCTCCGACGACGGGACACTCCAGATGTGGGACCCGCGCTGCGACGGCGGGGAATGCGTGGCTAGTGTGCAGCCCAGCAAGGCAGGTAATCCGGTCTGCTGCTTGGAGTTCGATCCTTTCGGTGGGGCCTTGGTGGCCGTCGGATGTGCGGACCGGAGGGCGTACGGGTACGATATGCGGAAAATGGTGGACCCGGTTTTGGTCTTCGACGGGCATAGGAAGACCGTGACGTATGTCCGGTTTATCGACGGGTGTACGGTGGTGACAGCTGGCACGGACGGGTGTTTGAAGCTGTGGGGCACGGAGGATTCGCGGGAGATTCGGACGTACAAGGGGCACACAAATAATCGGAGCTTTGTCGGGTTATCGGTGTGGAGGAATGGGAAGCTAATCGGGTGCGGGTCGGAGGATAATAGGGTGTATGTGTACGATAAGAGGTGGGGCGAGCCCATTTGGTTGCATGGGTTTGGAGCGGTGGGTGAGGGTAGTAGTGGTGGGTGCGATGAGGAGCTTGGGTTTGTGAGCAGCGTTTGCTGGAGACAAGTTGGTGAGGAGCAGTGCACACTTATCGCTGGCGGGTCGGATGGGGATTTGCAGGTTTTTTCGGGCAGAAGAAAGCCATTAATGTTGGATTATTAG
- the LOC18786032 gene encoding pre-mRNA cleavage factor Im 25 kDa subunit 2, whose protein sequence is MVTSAVVNTYPLSSYTFGTKEPKMEKDTSVADRLARMKINYMKEGMRTSVEAILLVQEHNHPHILLLQIGNTFCKLPGGRLKPGENEIEGLKRKLTSKLGANSPALVPDWQIGECVAIWWRPNFETIMYPYCPPHITKPKECKKLFLVHLSEREYFAVPKNLKLLAVPLFELYDNVQRYGPVISTIPQQLSRFQFNMISS, encoded by the exons atggtgACGTCGGCGGTGGTGAACACGTACCCACTGTCGAGCTACACGTTCGGGACCAAAGAGCCCAAGATGGAGAAGGATACCTCCGTCGCTGATCGCCTCGCTCGAATGAAAATCAA CTATATGAAAGAGGGAATGAGGACCAGCGTCGAAGCGATTTTACTG GTACAGGAACATAATCATCCCCACATACTTCTCCTGCAGATTGGGAACACGTTCTGCAAACTTCCTGGTGGACGACTCAAGCCAGGAGAGAATG AAATTGAGGGGCTGAAAAGAAAGCTGACTAGCAAGCTTGGCGCTAATTCACCTGCCCTTGTGCCAGACTGGCAG ATAGGAGAGTGTGTGGCTATCTGGTGGAGGCCAAACTTTGAAACCATAATGTATCCATATTGCCCTCCTCACATAACAAAACCCAAG GAGTGTAAGAAGCTTTTTCTTGTTCACTTATCTGAGAGAGAGTACTTTGCAGTCCCCAAAAACCTGAAACTTCTTGCAGTTCCATTGTTTGAACTCTATGATAATGTTCAG AGATATGGACCTGTCATATCTACAATTCCCCAGCAGCTTTCGAGATTCCAATTCAACATGATCAGTTCATGA